Proteins from one Thermobifida alba genomic window:
- a CDS encoding peptidoglycan recognition protein family protein, translating into MVRGFGLVAGGVLLGGLADLGTARDAGADSGPTVYTRADWGAQPPRRAGRILDHRPDHIVVHHTATPNVTDYSMEQAFALSRAIQRYHMHHNGWNDTGQQFTISRGGIVMEGRDNTLPAVRAGRHLLGAHVAGHNSHTVGIENEGDYMSATPPDTLLEALTHTCAWLCLRYGLDPGRAIVGHRDFNATNCPGDRLYGALPRLREDTAALLAALRQQLIHNDRSVPGFPDIPEENIPSYPDAPVGEVAVEYHHGPV; encoded by the coding sequence GTGGTCCGCGGGTTCGGGCTGGTCGCGGGAGGCGTACTCCTCGGCGGACTGGCCGACCTGGGAACGGCGCGCGACGCCGGGGCGGACAGCGGTCCCACGGTGTACACCCGCGCGGACTGGGGCGCCCAGCCGCCTCGGAGGGCCGGCCGGATCCTGGACCACCGACCGGACCACATCGTGGTGCACCACACGGCCACCCCGAACGTGACCGACTACTCCATGGAACAGGCGTTCGCGCTGTCGAGGGCGATCCAGCGGTACCACATGCACCACAACGGCTGGAACGACACCGGACAGCAGTTCACCATCAGCCGAGGCGGGATCGTCATGGAGGGACGGGACAACACGCTGCCCGCGGTCCGCGCCGGCAGACACCTGCTCGGCGCGCACGTGGCCGGCCACAACTCGCACACCGTCGGCATCGAGAACGAGGGCGACTACATGTCGGCCACACCGCCCGACACGTTACTGGAAGCCCTCACCCACACCTGCGCCTGGCTGTGCCTCCGCTACGGCCTGGACCCGGGCCGGGCGATCGTGGGCCACCGCGACTTCAACGCCACCAACTGCCCGGGCGACCGGCTGTACGGGGCCCTGCCGCGCCTGCGGGAGGACACCGCGGCCCTGCTGGCCGCCCTGAGACAGCAACTGATCCACAACGATCGCTCCGTCCCCGGATTCCCGGACATCCCGGAGGAGAACATCCCGTCGTATCCGGACGCCCCTGTGGGGGAGGTCGCGGTGGAGTACCACCACGGCCCCGTCTAG
- the rplI gene encoding 50S ribosomal protein L9 has protein sequence MKLILTHEVNGLGAPGDVVEVKDGYGRNYLLPRGFAIKWTRGGQKQIDSIRRARAAREIRSLDEAKQVAGQLGALKVRLTQRSGDNGRLFGSVTAADVADAIKAAGGPAVDKRRIQIRNPIKSVGDYTVEVRLHPEVNASLALEVVGS, from the coding sequence GTGAAGCTGATTCTGACTCACGAGGTCAACGGTCTCGGCGCCCCCGGCGACGTCGTCGAGGTGAAGGACGGCTACGGCCGCAACTACCTGCTGCCGCGCGGGTTCGCCATCAAGTGGACGCGGGGCGGCCAGAAGCAGATCGACTCGATCCGCCGCGCCCGCGCCGCGCGGGAGATCCGCAGCCTGGACGAGGCGAAGCAGGTCGCGGGACAGCTCGGTGCCCTCAAGGTGCGTCTGACGCAGCGTTCCGGTGACAACGGGCGCCTGTTCGGTTCGGTGACCGCCGCGGACGTGGCCGACGCCATCAAGGCGGCCGGCGGTCCCGCGGTGGACAAGCGTCGGATCCAGATCCGCAACCCGATCAAGTCGGTGGGCGACTACACGGTGGAGGTCCGCCTCCACCCCGAGGTCAACGCCTCGCTCGCGCTTGAGGTCGTCGGTTCCTGA
- the rpsR gene encoding 30S ribosomal protein S18, with translation MAKPPVRKPKKKVCMFCQEKMTYIDYKDTTLLRKFISDRGKIRARRVTGNCTQHQRDVATAVKNAREMALLPYTSTAR, from the coding sequence ATGGCGAAGCCGCCAGTCCGCAAACCCAAGAAGAAGGTTTGCATGTTCTGCCAGGAGAAGATGACCTACATCGACTACAAGGACACCACTCTCCTGCGCAAGTTCATCTCCGACCGCGGCAAGATCCGCGCCCGCCGGGTCACCGGCAACTGCACGCAGCACCAGCGTGACGTCGCCACGGCCGTGAAGAACGCCCGCGAGATGGCGCTGCTGCCCTACACCAGCACCGCTCGCTGA
- a CDS encoding single-stranded DNA-binding protein produces the protein MAGETQITIVGNLVDDPELRFTPSGAAVANFRVASTPRVFDRQSGEWRDGESLFLTCSVWRQYAENVAESLQRGMRVIVQGRLKQRSYETKEGEKRTVFEVDVEEVGPALRHATAKVTKTQRQGGQGGGFGGGGYGGAPQGGYGGQGGGYGGNQGARSGPPADDPWATGGGGFGGGGYSDEPPF, from the coding sequence ATGGCAGGCGAAACCCAGATCACGATCGTCGGCAACCTGGTCGACGACCCTGAGCTGCGATTCACCCCCAGCGGGGCCGCGGTCGCGAACTTCCGCGTGGCCTCCACCCCGCGTGTCTTCGATCGCCAGTCGGGAGAGTGGCGGGACGGCGAGTCGCTGTTCCTCACCTGCTCGGTCTGGCGGCAGTACGCGGAGAACGTGGCCGAGAGTCTGCAACGCGGCATGCGTGTCATCGTGCAGGGGCGGCTCAAGCAGCGCTCGTACGAGACCAAGGAGGGCGAGAAGCGCACCGTCTTCGAGGTCGACGTCGAAGAGGTGGGCCCCGCGCTGCGCCACGCCACCGCCAAGGTGACCAAGACGCAGCGGCAGGGCGGCCAGGGCGGCGGCTTCGGCGGTGGCGGTTACGGCGGCGCTCCGCAGGGCGGCTACGGCGGCCAGGGTGGCGGCTACGGCGGCAACCAGGGCGCCCGGTCCGGCCCGCCCGCGGACGACCCGTGGGCCACCGGCGGCGGAGGATTCGGCGGCGGAGGCTACTCCGACGAGCCGCCGTTCTAG
- the rpsF gene encoding 30S ribosomal protein S6 produces the protein MRRYEVMIILDPSLDERTVAPSLEQFLSVVRNEGGSVEKVDVWGKRRLAYDIAKNSEGIYAVVDLTAKPTTVKELDRQLNLTEAILRTKVLRPEVH, from the coding sequence ATGCGTCGTTACGAAGTCATGATCATTCTCGACCCGAGCCTTGACGAGCGCACGGTCGCCCCGTCGCTTGAGCAGTTCCTGTCGGTCGTCCGCAACGAGGGCGGCTCCGTGGAGAAGGTGGACGTCTGGGGCAAGCGCCGGCTCGCCTACGACATCGCCAAGAACTCCGAGGGCATCTACGCCGTCGTCGACCTCACTGCCAAGCCCACCACGGTCAAGGAGCTCGACCGCCAGCTCAACCTGACCGAGGCCATCCTGCGCACCAAGGTTCTGCGTCCCGAGGTTCACTGA
- a CDS encoding glycosyltransferase family 87 protein: MTSSPHRSGETGPRGVDGSAVGAPAASSARRADWAWLVAIGVAGALLGYLGKARCRFGGAWLDGTQYPALCYSDVFALYYRDGLDSGTLPYVDKPVEYPVLTGALMHLLARAVSWLPDPLSRGHGYFDATAAVLGVCLVGTVVCVGWLVGRGGIVPARRPFDARAALIAGVFVALVPAAVLTFAINWDLLAVVLAVGGLVCYARGRLWAAGALVGLAVAAKFYPFLFFGPLFVLMVRDLVRDRAGRDAVVRFGVPLLGALLAWGAVNLPVYLASPEGWAEFFTFSQERGADWGSAYYVLGALGLFPHADLETVNLVGTGTLLLACVGIALLALFAPRRPPVEQLLFLVVAAFLVTNKVWSPQFVLWLLPLAALAWPRRRRLRPAAVALFGLWQLAEIGYIVGIWHYLWSYQHPAEGVGIGLTAYAVVAFGRLVSLLAVGALVAVDSATAGVSDLDN, encoded by the coding sequence GTGACCTCTTCGCCGCACCGGTCCGGGGAGACCGGACCTCGGGGCGTCGACGGCTCGGCCGTCGGCGCCCCCGCCGCGTCTTCCGCCCGTCGGGCCGACTGGGCGTGGCTCGTCGCCATCGGGGTCGCCGGGGCGCTGCTGGGCTACCTGGGCAAGGCCCGGTGCCGGTTCGGCGGGGCGTGGCTGGACGGCACCCAGTACCCTGCGCTGTGCTACAGCGACGTCTTCGCGCTCTACTACCGGGACGGACTGGACTCCGGGACCCTCCCCTACGTGGACAAGCCGGTCGAGTACCCGGTGCTCACCGGCGCGCTCATGCACCTGCTGGCCCGGGCGGTGTCCTGGTTGCCCGACCCGCTGTCCCGCGGTCACGGCTACTTCGACGCCACCGCCGCGGTGCTGGGGGTGTGCCTGGTCGGCACGGTGGTCTGCGTCGGCTGGCTGGTGGGCCGCGGCGGGATCGTCCCGGCGCGGCGCCCGTTCGACGCGCGTGCCGCGCTGATAGCCGGGGTCTTCGTCGCGCTGGTCCCGGCCGCGGTGCTGACCTTCGCCATCAACTGGGACCTGCTCGCGGTGGTGCTCGCCGTCGGCGGGCTCGTCTGCTACGCGAGGGGACGGCTGTGGGCGGCGGGCGCGCTGGTCGGCCTGGCGGTGGCCGCGAAGTTCTACCCGTTCCTGTTCTTCGGACCGCTCTTCGTGCTGATGGTCCGCGACCTGGTGCGCGACAGGGCGGGGCGGGACGCGGTCGTCCGGTTCGGCGTCCCGCTGCTGGGCGCGCTGCTGGCCTGGGGGGCGGTGAACCTGCCCGTCTACCTGGCCAGCCCCGAGGGGTGGGCCGAGTTCTTCACCTTCAGCCAGGAGCGGGGGGCCGACTGGGGATCGGCCTACTACGTGCTCGGCGCGCTCGGGCTGTTCCCCCACGCCGACCTGGAGACGGTCAACCTGGTCGGCACCGGGACGCTGCTGCTGGCCTGCGTCGGCATCGCCCTGCTGGCCCTGTTCGCGCCGCGCCGGCCCCCGGTGGAGCAGTTGCTCTTCCTGGTCGTGGCGGCCTTCCTCGTCACGAACAAGGTGTGGTCGCCGCAGTTCGTGCTGTGGCTGCTGCCGTTGGCGGCGCTGGCCTGGCCGCGCCGCAGGCGACTGCGGCCGGCCGCAGTCGCCCTCTTCGGGCTCTGGCAGCTCGCCGAGATCGGATACATCGTCGGGATCTGGCACTACCTGTGGTCCTACCAGCACCCCGCGGAGGGGGTGGGGATCGGGCTGACCGCCTACGCGGTCGTCGCGTTCGGCCGGCTGGTCTCCCTGCTCGCGGTGGGTGCACTGGTCGCTGTGGATTCCGCGACGGCCGGAGTTTCCGACCTTGACAACTGA
- a CDS encoding transglycosylase domain-containing protein gives MSTERRRNAGGRRRADGPAGEPRGNGGRRSRDGYAADERAAASRRRPREDDGFWADEPPRRSRAPRDDFDDRPRRSRSRDDDFDDRPRRSRAPRDDYDDRPRRRARDDDFEDRPRRRAAAETAALESAGPGGRRRSRDDGHPDDGRPSRRRRADDEGYSGRRRANAARSGAAGGRRRARDDEDEYDERGPVKRFLAKAWKPALITAAVLFVLGVAGIGVAYAMAPSHEDLEAKADAQLAANVVYFEDGTTEATKFGETSRVPVDIDQVPQTVIDGVLAAEHRTFYEDNAINPVGLLRGLVYGGSQGGGSTITQQMARNYYDSLTTNETSAIDRYTRKFNEILIAFKVEQSLSKDEILQQYLNTIYFGRGIGVQAAAQGYFGKDVSELDAAEGAFIGTVIQQPGNFGTAVPGSEMYEILQERWSYTVDGLVEMNAENPDRGLTRAEADKLEFPEPKPIEGDDNYSGYRGYIQEAVRSELESRYGLSADQIARGGYQVTTSLNEQWMKYAEEVVENQKEQTLNNSGQEIPEETQFGIAMVETSTGQIKAFYGGPDPTQYANQSLVQRQQAGSAFKPYVLATALEQGISLRSVYDGDSPKEFPGLAQPVNNDSNRSYGPVDLIQSTKDSINTSYVQLAIEVGPQAVIDTALAAGIPEKQLETAEVGPNIALGTMSVAAVDQAAGFATFANGGYHMPQHLIVSVVDTESGEELVPNDADILEAGGTQAFSADTAADATYAMQQVITPDHNARLNDGRPMAGKTGTSNNAVSAWFVGFVPQYSTAVGLHRTDGQPLVLPGESSIYGGQMPSRLWKAFMTKVLADVPHEEFPQPVYAGEVRNNAPTPSPDPSPSTEPEETEEPDPEPSMPVPSFTPPGRDDDPCDNPWWTPPECEDDEEPPSDGETTPPPDGEEPPGGPVGTRGPFWGNNQVYYRDPE, from the coding sequence GTGAGTACCGAAAGACGACGGAATGCCGGCGGTCGCCGCCGGGCCGACGGCCCGGCCGGTGAACCGCGCGGCAACGGCGGTAGGCGTAGCCGCGACGGCTACGCCGCGGACGAGCGCGCCGCGGCGAGTCGCCGTAGGCCGCGGGAGGACGACGGTTTCTGGGCTGACGAACCCCCGCGCCGTTCGCGTGCGCCGCGGGACGACTTCGACGACCGTCCGCGCCGCTCCCGGAGCAGGGACGACGATTTCGACGACCGTCCGCGCCGTTCGCGTGCACCGCGGGACGACTACGACGACCGCCCGCGCCGCCGGGCCCGGGACGACGACTTCGAGGACCGTCCGCGCCGCCGGGCCGCGGCGGAGACGGCCGCGCTGGAGAGCGCCGGGCCGGGCGGCCGGCGCAGGAGCCGGGACGACGGACACCCCGACGACGGACGCCCGTCGCGCCGACGTCGCGCCGACGACGAGGGGTACAGCGGTCGCCGCCGCGCGAACGCCGCCCGCTCCGGGGCGGCCGGGGGCCGCCGCCGGGCCCGGGACGACGAGGACGAGTACGACGAGCGGGGGCCGGTCAAGCGCTTCCTCGCCAAGGCGTGGAAGCCCGCGCTCATCACCGCGGCGGTGCTGTTCGTCCTCGGGGTGGCCGGGATCGGCGTCGCCTACGCGATGGCGCCCTCCCACGAGGACCTGGAGGCGAAGGCCGACGCGCAGCTCGCGGCGAACGTCGTCTACTTCGAGGACGGCACGACCGAGGCCACCAAGTTCGGTGAGACCAGCCGGGTCCCGGTCGACATCGACCAGGTGCCCCAGACCGTGATCGACGGCGTGCTGGCCGCCGAGCACCGCACCTTCTACGAGGACAACGCGATCAACCCGGTGGGTCTGCTGCGCGGTCTCGTCTACGGCGGCTCCCAGGGCGGTGGCTCGACCATCACCCAGCAGATGGCCCGTAACTACTACGACTCGCTGACCACCAACGAGACGTCCGCCATCGACCGCTACACCCGCAAGTTCAACGAGATCCTCATCGCGTTCAAGGTCGAGCAGAGCCTGAGCAAGGACGAGATCCTCCAGCAGTACCTCAACACGATCTACTTCGGCCGCGGCATCGGAGTGCAGGCCGCCGCACAGGGCTACTTCGGCAAGGACGTGAGCGAGCTCGACGCCGCCGAGGGCGCCTTCATCGGCACGGTCATCCAGCAGCCCGGAAACTTCGGCACCGCGGTGCCGGGCTCCGAGATGTACGAGATCCTCCAGGAGCGCTGGTCGTACACGGTCGACGGCCTGGTGGAGATGAACGCGGAGAACCCGGACCGGGGGCTCACCCGGGCAGAGGCCGACAAGCTGGAGTTCCCCGAACCGAAGCCGATCGAGGGCGACGACAACTACTCGGGCTACCGCGGTTACATCCAGGAGGCGGTCCGCAGCGAGCTGGAGAGCCGCTACGGCCTGTCCGCCGACCAGATCGCCCGGGGCGGCTACCAGGTCACCACCTCGCTCAACGAGCAGTGGATGAAGTACGCCGAGGAGGTCGTCGAGAACCAGAAGGAACAGACCCTGAACAACAGCGGTCAGGAGATCCCGGAGGAGACCCAGTTCGGCATCGCCATGGTCGAGACCTCCACCGGGCAGATCAAGGCCTTCTACGGCGGTCCCGATCCCACCCAGTACGCCAACCAGTCGCTGGTCCAACGCCAGCAGGCGGGGTCGGCGTTCAAGCCGTACGTGCTGGCCACCGCGCTGGAGCAGGGCATCAGCCTGAGGAGCGTCTACGACGGCGACAGCCCCAAGGAGTTCCCCGGGCTGGCCCAGCCGGTCAACAACGACAGCAACCGCAGCTACGGTCCGGTCGACCTGATCCAGTCCACCAAGGACTCGATCAACACCAGCTACGTGCAGTTGGCGATCGAGGTCGGCCCGCAGGCGGTGATCGACACCGCTCTGGCCGCGGGCATCCCGGAGAAGCAGCTGGAGACGGCCGAGGTCGGTCCCAACATCGCGCTGGGCACCATGTCGGTGGCCGCGGTCGACCAGGCCGCCGGGTTCGCGACCTTCGCCAACGGCGGGTACCACATGCCCCAGCACCTGATCGTCAGCGTCGTCGACACCGAGAGCGGTGAGGAACTGGTGCCCAACGACGCCGACATCCTGGAGGCCGGGGGCACCCAGGCGTTCAGCGCGGACACCGCGGCCGACGCCACTTACGCGATGCAGCAGGTGATCACTCCCGACCACAACGCCCGGCTGAACGACGGGCGTCCGATGGCGGGCAAGACCGGTACCTCCAACAACGCCGTGTCCGCGTGGTTCGTGGGCTTCGTCCCGCAGTACTCCACCGCGGTCGGACTGCACCGCACCGACGGCCAGCCGCTCGTGCTGCCCGGCGAGTCCAGCATCTACGGTGGCCAGATGCCGTCCCGGCTGTGGAAGGCGTTCATGACCAAGGTGCTGGCGGACGTGCCCCATGAGGAGTTCCCCCAACCGGTCTACGCCGGTGAGGTGCGCAACAACGCGCCGACGCCGTCCCCGGACCCGTCGCCGTCGACGGAACCGGAGGAGACCGAGGAACCCGACCCGGAGCCGAGCATGCCGGTCCCGTCGTTCACCCCGCCGGGGCGCGACGACGACCCGTGCGACAACCCGTGGTGGACCCCGCCGGAGTGCGAGGACGACGAGGAGCCCCCGAGCGACGGGGAGACGACTCCCCCGCCGGACGGGGAGGAGCCGCCCGGAGGCCCCGTCGGCACCCGCGGACCCTTCTGGGGTAACAACCAGGTCTACTACCGGGACCCGGAGTGA
- a CDS encoding PadR family transcriptional regulator, with amino-acid sequence MGARRTRVLELAVLGLLYETPLHGYGLRKRLNSELGVFRAFSYGSLYPCLKEMLRQGHISQHPEETGFGRRPRIVYRLTEAGHEHLHGMLADVTPAACDDECFGVYFALFGHARSDLRLRILHGRRDRLLSRLEELRSRPSHTADDYLRELRRHGAESVEREIHWLDELIAREQRSAAPSPPQPGSPG; translated from the coding sequence ATGGGCGCACGCCGGACCAGGGTGCTGGAACTGGCGGTGCTGGGGCTGCTGTACGAGACCCCGCTGCACGGCTACGGGCTGCGCAAACGCCTCAATTCTGAACTGGGTGTCTTCCGGGCCTTCTCCTACGGGTCGCTGTACCCCTGCCTGAAGGAGATGCTGCGCCAGGGACATATCTCACAGCACCCCGAGGAGACCGGTTTCGGCCGACGCCCCAGGATCGTCTACCGGCTCACCGAGGCCGGGCACGAGCACCTGCACGGCATGCTCGCCGACGTCACCCCGGCAGCCTGCGACGACGAGTGCTTCGGCGTGTACTTCGCCCTGTTCGGACATGCCAGGTCGGACCTCCGGCTGCGCATCCTGCACGGCCGCCGTGACCGGCTGCTCTCCCGGCTGGAGGAACTGCGCTCTCGTCCGTCGCACACCGCCGACGACTACCTGCGGGAACTACGCCGCCACGGCGCCGAGTCCGTGGAGCGGGAGATCCACTGGCTCGACGAGCTCATCGCGCGGGAACAGCGCAGCGCTGCGCCGTCCCCGCCACAGCCGGGATCGCCGGGATGA
- a CDS encoding inositol-3-phosphate synthase codes for MGSVRVAVVGVGNCAASLVQGVHYYRDADPASRVPGLMHVEFGPYHIRDIEFVAAFDVDAKKVGQDLAAAITASENNTIKICDVPPTGVIVQRGPTFDGLGKYYRETVEESTEDAVDVVAALKAARADVLVSYLPVGSEEADRFYAQCAIDAGVAFVNALPVFIASDPVWAKKFTDAGVPIVGDDIKSQVGATITHRVLSKLFEDRGVIVDRTYQLNFGGNMDFLNMLERERLESKKISKTQSVTSQIPHELNARSVHIGPSDHVPWLDDRKWAYVRLEGRAFGDVPLNLEYKLEVWDSPNSAGIIIDAVRAAKIAKDRGIGGPILSASSYFMKSPPVQYSDAEAHDAVEKFIAGEIER; via the coding sequence ATGGGTTCGGTACGCGTAGCCGTCGTGGGCGTGGGCAACTGTGCCGCCTCGCTCGTCCAGGGCGTCCATTACTACCGGGACGCCGATCCGGCCTCCCGCGTGCCCGGCCTCATGCACGTGGAGTTCGGTCCCTACCACATCCGGGACATCGAGTTCGTCGCGGCGTTCGACGTGGACGCCAAGAAGGTCGGCCAGGACCTGGCCGCGGCGATCACCGCGAGCGAGAACAACACGATCAAGATCTGCGACGTTCCCCCGACCGGGGTGATCGTGCAGCGCGGTCCGACCTTCGACGGACTGGGCAAGTACTACCGGGAGACCGTCGAGGAGTCCACCGAGGACGCCGTCGACGTGGTCGCGGCGCTCAAGGCCGCCCGTGCCGACGTGCTGGTCTCCTACCTCCCGGTCGGCTCCGAGGAGGCCGACCGCTTCTACGCCCAGTGCGCCATCGACGCGGGTGTGGCGTTCGTCAACGCGCTGCCCGTGTTCATCGCCTCCGACCCCGTGTGGGCGAAGAAGTTCACCGACGCGGGTGTGCCCATCGTGGGGGACGACATCAAGTCGCAGGTGGGCGCGACCATCACGCACCGGGTGCTGTCGAAGCTGTTCGAGGACCGCGGGGTGATCGTGGACCGCACCTACCAGCTGAACTTCGGCGGCAACATGGACTTCCTGAACATGCTGGAGCGGGAGCGGCTGGAGTCCAAGAAGATCTCCAAGACCCAGTCGGTCACCTCGCAGATCCCGCACGAGCTCAACGCCAGGTCGGTGCACATCGGCCCGTCCGACCACGTGCCGTGGCTGGACGACCGCAAGTGGGCGTACGTGCGCCTGGAGGGGCGCGCCTTCGGTGACGTCCCGCTGAACCTGGAGTACAAGCTGGAGGTGTGGGACTCGCCCAACTCCGCGGGCATCATCATCGACGCCGTGCGCGCCGCCAAGATCGCCAAGGACCGCGGCATCGGCGGTCCGATCCTGTCGGCCTCCTCCTACTTCATGAAGTCCCCGCCGGTGCAGTACTCCGACGCCGAGGCCCACGACGCGGTGGAGAAGTTCATCGCCGGGGAGATCGAGCGCTGA
- a CDS encoding MFS transporter, translated as MSFHGDLREVLRGPRFRRLFGTRVASQFSDGVYQAGLAGYVFFTPEQHTTAGAVAAAFAVLLLPFSVVGPFAGVFIDRWARRQVLLFSSLGKAALAAATAALVALGSDGAPFLLAALLLLSLNRFFLAALSAALPHVVSRDRLVMANAVTPTCGTAAAFLGAGAGAGLRLLGGDGPLGTALILAGAGAGFAAAGLLSLTLGRTELGPDLAAESPRVREALRNVATGLADGARHIWGRRPVRNGLATIAGHRFLYGVSTIMTLLLYNNTFTEGGVAGFASFSVTMAASAVGFLAGAVATPWARERMRSRTWIAALLAAGAGALLVFGLPFDAAVFPVAGFVLGVVSQGVKVTVDTLVQRHVDDAYRGRVFSVYDMLFNAAFVAAAAVAALAVPPSGVSVPVVLAMAVGYGGLALSWAVPERSGTATGRKDSVSVE; from the coding sequence GTGTCCTTCCACGGTGATCTGCGCGAAGTGCTGCGCGGCCCCCGGTTCCGCAGGCTCTTCGGCACCCGGGTGGCCTCGCAGTTCTCCGACGGCGTCTACCAGGCCGGGCTGGCCGGATACGTCTTCTTCACCCCCGAACAGCACACCACGGCGGGAGCGGTGGCGGCGGCGTTCGCCGTCCTGCTCCTGCCGTTCTCCGTCGTGGGACCGTTCGCCGGGGTGTTCATCGACCGGTGGGCGCGCCGCCAGGTCCTCCTGTTCTCCTCGCTGGGCAAAGCGGCTCTCGCGGCGGCCACGGCGGCACTGGTGGCCCTCGGTTCGGACGGGGCGCCGTTCCTGTTGGCGGCGCTGCTCCTGCTGAGCCTCAACCGCTTCTTCCTCGCCGCGCTGTCGGCCGCGCTGCCGCACGTGGTGTCACGGGACCGCCTGGTCATGGCGAACGCGGTCACCCCCACCTGCGGTACGGCGGCCGCCTTCCTCGGCGCGGGCGCGGGCGCCGGACTGCGCCTGCTCGGCGGGGACGGCCCCCTGGGCACCGCGCTGATCCTGGCCGGCGCGGGCGCCGGCTTCGCCGCGGCCGGGCTGCTCTCCCTGACGCTCGGCCGTACCGAACTGGGCCCCGACCTGGCCGCCGAGTCCCCCCGGGTGCGGGAGGCGCTGCGGAACGTGGCGACGGGCCTGGCCGACGGCGCACGGCACATCTGGGGCCGCCGTCCGGTCCGGAACGGTCTGGCCACGATCGCCGGGCACCGGTTCCTGTACGGCGTCTCCACGATCATGACGCTGCTGCTGTACAACAACACCTTCACCGAGGGCGGCGTGGCGGGATTCGCCTCGTTCAGTGTGACGATGGCGGCCTCCGCCGTGGGCTTCCTGGCCGGCGCGGTCGCCACCCCGTGGGCGCGGGAGCGGATGCGGTCGCGGACGTGGATCGCCGCGCTGCTGGCCGCCGGGGCGGGAGCGCTGCTGGTGTTCGGGCTTCCGTTCGACGCCGCGGTGTTCCCCGTGGCGGGGTTCGTCCTCGGCGTGGTCTCCCAGGGCGTCAAGGTCACCGTGGACACCCTGGTCCAGCGGCACGTCGACGACGCCTACCGGGGACGGGTCTTCTCCGTCTACGACATGCTCTTCAACGCCGCGTTCGTCGCCGCCGCGGCGGTCGCCGCGCTGGCGGTCCCCCCGTCGGGGGTGTCGGTCCCGGTGGTGCTGGCGATGGCTGTCGGCTACGGGGGGCTGGCCCTCTCCTGGGCCGTCCCGGAGCGGAGCGGGACGGCAACGGGACGGAAAGACTCGGTTTCCGTCGAATAA
- a CDS encoding alpha/beta hydrolase, translating to MSALRLPHQRTGRAAGVPYVALPPEGDPGSAPLIVGWPMLDSPRSAAELAAALPLAGSNAWRVFVDLPLHGARTPDDFERVLGEALTDPLLRLHVPVVRQAVREFPQVVAGLRAELGATGPLGLVGGSLGGAVALTALTATTVPVAAVALVNPVLTARSLVAVAEREFGVVYPWTPEAVEASDRWDFVARAAEIAERVPASAVLLVSGGADHAEFRRDAALLRDALGTVLVTVPGLAHALTDEADAAAAASSPHTEAVDAELAAWFDARL from the coding sequence ATGTCCGCTCTCCGTCTACCGCACCAGCGCACCGGCAGGGCCGCCGGTGTTCCCTACGTGGCCCTGCCTCCCGAAGGCGACCCCGGATCCGCGCCCCTGATCGTCGGCTGGCCCATGCTGGACTCCCCGCGCTCGGCCGCGGAGCTGGCCGCCGCACTGCCGCTGGCGGGCTCCAACGCCTGGCGGGTCTTCGTGGACCTGCCGCTCCACGGGGCGCGCACCCCCGACGACTTCGAACGCGTCCTCGGTGAAGCGCTCACCGACCCGCTGCTGAGGCTGCACGTCCCGGTCGTCCGGCAGGCGGTGCGGGAGTTTCCCCAGGTGGTGGCGGGACTGCGCGCGGAGTTGGGCGCCACCGGACCGCTCGGCCTGGTCGGCGGTTCACTGGGCGGTGCGGTCGCGTTGACCGCGCTGACCGCCACGACGGTCCCGGTCGCCGCCGTGGCGCTGGTCAACCCGGTGCTCACCGCACGGAGCCTCGTCGCGGTCGCGGAACGCGAGTTCGGCGTGGTCTACCCGTGGACGCCCGAAGCCGTGGAGGCCTCCGACCGGTGGGACTTCGTGGCCCGCGCCGCCGAGATCGCCGAGCGCGTTCCCGCGTCGGCGGTGCTCCTGGTCAGCGGGGGCGCCGACCACGCCGAGTTCCGCCGTGACGCCGCCCTGCTGCGCGACGCCCTGGGCACGGTGCTCGTCACGGTGCCCGGACTGGCGCACGCCCTGACCGACGAGGCGGACGCCGCCGCGGCGGCGTCGTCCCCGCACACCGAAGCCGTGGACGCGGAACTGGCCGCCTGGTTCGACGCCCGCCTCTGA